A stretch of the Musa acuminata AAA Group cultivar baxijiao chromosome BXJ2-7, Cavendish_Baxijiao_AAA, whole genome shotgun sequence genome encodes the following:
- the LOC103990829 gene encoding uncharacterized protein LOC103990829 isoform X1: protein MALPPLNLGEPAALSSVRGSFQMIKMIGRKRGLPLLQLLALLLLLSCLVHPLGAVPAHIGSLSFGTKDTPVLEDTDQVTSRDMRMMEEEISKMEIASNDYPGSGANNRHDPKSPGRV from the exons ATGGCATTGCCACCATTAAATTTGGGAGAACCGGCAGCTCTTTCGTCTGTGAGAGGTTCATTCCAGATGATCAAAATGATAGGCCGAAAGAGGGGTCTGCCTCTGCTTCAGCTGTTGGCACTTCTGCTCCTGTTGTCATGCCTTGTTCATCCTTTGGGTGCTGTTCCTGCACACA TAGGGAGCCTAAGTTTTGGGACCAAGGATACGCCAGTTCTTGAAGACACAGaccag GTGACAAGCAGAGACATGCGAATGATGGAAGAAGAAATCTCAAAGATGGAGATTGCAAGCAACGACTACCCAGGATCAGGTGCCAACAATCGACATGATCCAAAAAGTCCTGGCAGAGTTTGA
- the LOC103990831 gene encoding uncharacterized protein LOC103990831, whose amino-acid sequence MASSLYSTNLSSEDVGNDSYFCNTGFKESCMEHDYSTPSILEKKILKGIPLEELDISAINEKDDLMIEDLGRSLSGILHVCDSYEMVCVSNPTINQVVSCSLDEMDKTYLGEYISEDINKEGTVQWIEQVQSPSSPLDVEGLLGTTHVECPIKPTTPKLVSAMKGGRAQEGKPLKSTLSVKWAPEVYDPPATSESHTVKGHIRRLKTLKKDHHKQKHGKSKSYKGSGADRKHVSRKSTSTMIDSRILRLEALRARAALNSPCQSKVEVMDFSGVTGELKCGNSYCNKSLAALHLPVTRAIEEKFMNGATSSRLCEKTISGVLC is encoded by the exons atggccagttctcTGTATTCAACAAATTTGAGTTCTGAAGATGTTGGTAATGATTCATACTTCTGCAATACTGGCTTCAAGGAATCATGCATGGAGCATGATTATAGTACTCCCAGCATTTTGGAAAAGAAGATTCTGAAGGGAATACCATTGGAGGAACTTGACATTTCAGCTATCAATGAGAAGGATGATTTGATGATTGAAGATCTTGGAAGATCTCTGAGTGGGATTCTGCATGTTTGTGATTCTTATGAAATGGTGTGTGTTAGTAATCCTACTATAAATCAGGTTGTATCCTGTAGTCTTGATGAGATGGACAAAACTTACTTGGGCGAATATATATCCGAGGATATTAACAAAGAAGGCACGGTACAATGGATAGAACAGGTTCAATCACCTTCTTCCCCACTGGATGTAGAAGGACTCTTGGGTACTACACATGTTGAGTGTCCTATAAAGCCT ACTACCCCAAAGCTAGTCTCTGCTATGAAAGGAGGTCGTGCACAGGAGGGGAAGCCACTAAAGTCAACGTTGAGTGTCAAATGGGCACCGGAAGTGTATGACCCACCTGCTACATCTGAATCACACACAGTGAAAGGTCACATCCGACGTCTCAAGACCTTAAAGAAGGATCATCACAAGCAAAAACATGGCAAAAGCAAGTCCTACAAGGGCAGTGGTGCTGACAGGAAACATGTTTCTCGGAAGAGCACCAGCACGATGATCGATTCCAGGATATTGAG GTTGGAAGCACTTCGTGCCAGAGCTGCACTAAACAGTCCTTGCCAATCAAAGGTGGAGGTAATGGACTTTTCAGGTGTTACTGGAGAACTGAAATGTGGAAACAGCTATTGTAACAAGTCTCTCGCTGCCTTGCACCTTCCCGTCACCCGAGCCATCGAAGAAAAATTTATGAATGGAGCAACCTCAAGTCGATTATGTGAAAAAACTATTTCCGGAGTGCTTTGTTAA
- the LOC135616574 gene encoding zinc finger protein VAR3, chloroplastic-like, translating to MGGVSKLHVLLAAQLPLPAAVRVARRSGARLTVLSASSSYAPRLVSSSLRSRLSFTVRGAARTHGQAAGAGPGYIAATTSSPSSIAAHPWPEWSRLVDFLLAGGYYDRRVPAAADDGDDDSLLAGEALTEEFVKAAEACLFFARDRPDLLSSLERKDIEIIVEHGSPFLFKNGSNSTRRLRSFLSGVGNNGLEIESAKTFDVMRYLLSYVCNSSACKDEMDLRAKEHMETSIRSLLAAVVNVSTAGEEVRLSESTPKQSVLRQQSSRPASQNTEMKRGDWICPKCSFTNFARNMRCLECNDTRPKRVLTGGEWECPQCDFYNYGRNMSCLRCDCRHPGEAPQNIATTGVGLQYNRSSTIQRNSDQPSGLGRMDSRKASESSVSQRLDRILGRSSTLSGSNHQAAPAELNGEMGNSSEYRDGIPSERRDYDSVSSEHNANNDVQQFPLMEDSASSMRTRWPSESTVERFNSTRESKGGDSSDTAEKWSKKVAELDIASGPASTISDDDFPEIMPMRKGENRFVISKKKDRSLTSPHYKRRIALEQANSSNFVPFVPFPPDYFAKKDKHPETSPTKDSASEGLATHEKSQTISEKLEENKTGISNFVSSEKTAQPPDVQSTTLSNVSKTSNASPFGENLNEHKAGNVYDGSAVISAGIPGNSWSDGNNNRNWEPPNSTHGGDDDATAKESSQNVNEGLSPASSRKSLEGSLVKEPDPLDMSEEAKAARWFRRVAQIKDISELSNIPDEDFPEIMPMRKGVNRFVVSKRKTPLERRLTSPQYRRNLPVVNSDPEKNASEEAGEV from the exons ATGGGCGGCGTATCCAAGCTTCATGTACTCCTCGCGGCGCAACTCCCCCTCCCCGCCGCCGTCCGCGTTGCCCGTCGTTCCGGCGCCCGCCTCACTGTTCTCTCGGCCTCCTCTTCCTACGCTCCCCGCCTCGTCTCCTCCAGCCTACGCTCCCGGCTTTCTTTTACCGTCCGTGGCgcagcccgaacccatggccaggCCGCCGGCGCCGGACCGGGATATATCGCGGCCACGACCTCGTCGCCGAGCTCCATCGCAGCCCACCCCTGGCCCGAGTGGTCAAGGCTTGTTGACTTTCTCCTTGCCGGAGGTTATTACGATCGTCGGGTTCCAGCAGCTGCTGATGACGGGGATGATGATTCGCTGTTGGCCGGAGAAGCGCTGACAGAAGAGTTCGTGAAAGCTGCCGAAGCGTGCCTTTTTTTTGCTAGGGATCGACCTGATTTGTTGAG TTCGCTAGAAAGGAAGGATATTGAGATAATTGTGGAGCACGGCTCACCGTTCCTGTTTAAGAATGGTTCAAATTCCACCAGGCGGTTGAGGTCATTCCTCAGTGGTGTCGGAAACAAT GGACTTGAGATTGAGAGTGCAAAAACTTTTGATGTCATGCGGTACTTGTTGAGCTATGTATGCAACTCTTCTGCTTGTAAAGATGAGATGGACCTAAGAGCTAAAGAACATATGGAAACATCAATCCGCAGTCTGTTGGCTGCAGTAGTCAACGTGAGCACAGCTGGTGAAGAAGTCAGATTATCAGAGTCAACTCCTAAACAATCTGTTTTAAGGCAACAGTCCTCAAGACCTGCTTCACAAAATACTGAAATGAAAAGAGGTGATTGGATTTGCCCAAA ATGTAGTTTCACGAACTTCGCAAGAAATATGAGATGCCTTGAGTGTAATGACACACGACCAAAAAGGGTCTTGACTGGTGGAGAGTGGGAGTGTCCTCA ATGTGACTTCTATAATTATGGGAGGAACATGTCATGCTTAAGGTGTGACTGCAGGCACCCTGGAGAAGCCCCACAAAATATTGCTACCACAGGAGTTGGCTTACAGTATAATAGAAGCTCAACCATTCAAAGGAATTCAGATCAACCAAGTGGTTTAGGTAGGATGGACTCTCGTAAAGCCTCTGAATCGTCAGTGAGCCAGAGACTAGACAGAATACTTGGTCGCTCATCTACTTTATCAGGTTCAAATCATCAGGCAGCTCCTGCAGAACTAAATGGTGAAATGGGGAACTCTTCGGAATATAGAGATGGAATACCAAGCGAGAGGAGGGATTATGACTCCGTTTCTTCGGAACATAATGCAAATAATGATGTGCAACAATTTCCACTTATGGAAGATTCAGCTTCTTCCATGAGAACACGTTGGCCAAGTGAATCTACAGTTGAGAGGTTCAATAGCACAAGAGAGAGCAAGGGTGGAGATTCCTCTGACACTGCTGAGAAATGGTCTAAGAAAGTTGCAGAGCTCGACATTGCATCTGGTCCTGCCAGTACAATATCTGATGATGACTTTCCTGAGATCATGCCAATGCGCAAAGGTGAGAATCGATTCGTTATCAGCAAAAAGAAGGATCGGTCTTTAACGTCACCACATTACAAGAGACGCATAGCCTTGGAGCAAGCCAATAGTTCCAATTTTGTACCTTTTGTCCCTTTTCCCCCAGATTACTTTGCAAAAAAGGATAAGCATCCTGAAACTTCGCCTACCAAGGATTCTGCATCGGAAGGTTTGGCAACACATGAAAAGTCTCAGACTATTTCAGAGAAATTGGAAGAGAATAAGACAGGAATTTCTAACTTTGTTTCTAGTGAAAAGACAGCACAGCCACCTGATGTTCAGTCTACGACCCTATCTAATGTTAGCAAGACATCTAATGCAAGCCCGTTCGGAGAAAACTTGAATGAGCATAAGGCAGGTAATGTTTATGATGGATCTGCTGTGATTTCAGCTGGGATTCCAGGCAACTCATGGAGTGACGGCAATAATAACAGGAACTGGGAACCTCCCAACAGCACACATGGTGGTGATGATGACGCCACTGCAAAGGAAAGTTCACAAAATGTCAACGAAGGGTTGAGCCCCGCCTCCAGCCGGAAGAGCTTAGAAGGATCTCTGGTGAAGGAACCTGATCCGCTTGACATGTCAGAGGAAGCAAAGGCAGCAAGGTGGTTTCGTCGGGTTGCTCAGATAAAGGACATTTCTGAGCTGAGCAACATTCCTGATGAAGATTTCCCAGAGATCATGCCAATGAGGAAGGGAGTGAACAGATTCGTTGTGAGCAAAAGGAAGACACCTTTAGAGAGAAGGTTGACGTCTCCCCAATACAGGAGAAATCTGCCTGTTGTTAACTCTGATCCAGAGAAAAATGCCAGCGAAGAAGCTGGTGAAGTGTAG
- the LOC103990829 gene encoding uncharacterized protein LOC103990829 isoform X2, which produces MDVDFKGCWACPVLWTCNTLPMALPPLNLGEPAALSSVRGSFQMIKMIGRKRGLPLLQLLALLLLLSCLVHPLGAVPAHRSLSFGTKDTPVLEDTDQVTSRDMRMMEEEISKMEIASNDYPGSGANNRHDPKSPGRV; this is translated from the exons ATGGATGTTGACTTTAAGGGGTGCTGGGCATGCCCTGTCCTTTGGACCTGTAATACCCTCCCCATGGCATTGCCACCATTAAATTTGGGAGAACCGGCAGCTCTTTCGTCTGTGAGAGGTTCATTCCAGATGATCAAAATGATAGGCCGAAAGAGGGGTCTGCCTCTGCTTCAGCTGTTGGCACTTCTGCTCCTGTTGTCATGCCTTGTTCATCCTTTGGGTGCTGTTCCTGCACACA GGAGCCTAAGTTTTGGGACCAAGGATACGCCAGTTCTTGAAGACACAGaccag GTGACAAGCAGAGACATGCGAATGATGGAAGAAGAAATCTCAAAGATGGAGATTGCAAGCAACGACTACCCAGGATCAGGTGCCAACAATCGACATGATCCAAAAAGTCCTGGCAGAGTTTGA
- the LOC103990827 gene encoding large ribosomal subunit protein eL24, with translation MVLKTELCRFSGAKIYPGKGIRFVRSDSQVFLFANSKCKRYFHNRLKPAKLTWTAMYRKQHKKDIHAEAVKKRRRTTKKPYSRSIVGATLEVIQKKRTEKPEVRDAAREAALREIKERIKKTKDEKKAKKAEVTAKSQKTQTKGGAPKAAKGPKLGGGGGKR, from the exons ATGGTTCTGAA GACCGAACTCTGCCGTTTTAGCGGTGCCAAGATATACCCTGGAAAAGGCATTAGATTTGTTCGATCTGACTCTCAG GTCTTCCTTTTTGCAAATTCAAAATGCAAACGTTATTTCCACAATCGTCTGAAGCCTGCTAAGCTGACCTGGACTGCAATGTACAGAAAGCAACACAAGAAG GATATTCATGCTGAAGCTGTAAAAAAGAGACGTCGTACCACCAAGAAACCATATTCGAGGTCCATTGTTGGTGCTACTCTTGAGGTTATTCAGAAAAAGAGAACTGAGAAGCCTGAAGTTCGTGATGCTGCAAGAGAAGCGGCTCTTCG CGAGATCAAGGAGCGTATAAAGAAAACAAAGGATGAGAAGAAAGCCAAAAAGGCTGAGGTCACAGCTAAAAGTCAGAAGACCCAGACAAAAGGAGGTGCTCCAAAGGCTGCCAAGGGTCCCAagcttggtggtggtggtggcaagCGCTGA